One window of Catonella massiliensis genomic DNA carries:
- the fliI gene encoding flagellar protein export ATPase FliI, which yields MFNVNKYYSLLDQPLEKKYGKVTRLIGLTIESLGPSANINDLCIIYSNNKSGKGTYAEVVGFRDNRILLMPYGDVEGVGIGSLVESTGAPFHVAVGYDMLGMAVDGLGRPIASDRTFEKEDSYSVEAMPPDPFARQMIEEVLPLGVKAVDSLLTMGKGQRVGIFAGSGVGKSTLMGMFARNTKASINVIALIGERGREVREFIERDLGEEGMKRSVVVVATSDQPALIRKKAAKTATAIAEFFRDKGEDVLLMMDSLTRFSMAQREIGLASGEPPVTRGYPPSVYSEMPKLLERAGNGDKGSITGLYTVLVDGDDMNEPIADTARGILDGHFILSRALAQKNHYPAIDVLQSVSRCMSSIVTKEHKRLAGTMKTVMATYNGAEDLINIGAYKAGANPDIDFAISKIKEVNAFLMQSTDEKFLFEDEIEGLRSIFAEAE from the coding sequence TTGTTCAACGTAAATAAGTATTATTCCCTTTTAGACCAGCCACTGGAAAAAAAGTACGGCAAGGTTACGAGACTCATAGGGCTTACAATTGAATCCCTTGGGCCTAGTGCCAATATAAATGATTTATGTATAATATATTCCAATAATAAATCTGGCAAGGGAACCTACGCAGAGGTGGTTGGATTCAGAGATAACCGTATTTTGCTGATGCCCTATGGAGATGTTGAGGGTGTTGGTATAGGGAGCCTTGTTGAAAGTACAGGAGCTCCTTTTCACGTTGCAGTAGGCTATGATATGCTTGGAATGGCTGTAGACGGACTGGGAAGGCCTATAGCATCTGATAGGACCTTTGAGAAAGAGGACAGCTACTCTGTTGAGGCTATGCCGCCTGATCCTTTTGCAAGACAGATGATAGAGGAAGTTCTACCTCTTGGAGTGAAGGCTGTAGATTCTCTCCTTACCATGGGTAAAGGGCAGAGAGTGGGTATATTTGCCGGTTCAGGTGTAGGCAAGAGTACGCTTATGGGTATGTTTGCAAGAAATACCAAGGCAAGCATCAACGTAATCGCCCTCATAGGAGAGCGAGGCAGGGAGGTTAGGGAATTTATAGAGCGTGACCTTGGAGAAGAGGGTATGAAACGCTCCGTAGTTGTTGTGGCTACCTCTGACCAGCCCGCTCTTATCAGAAAGAAGGCTGCAAAGACAGCTACTGCGATAGCGGAATTCTTCAGAGACAAGGGTGAGGATGTGCTTCTTATGATGGACTCGCTTACCCGTTTTTCTATGGCTCAGCGAGAGATAGGTCTTGCGAGCGGCGAACCACCGGTAACCAGAGGATACCCTCCAAGTGTGTATTCGGAGATGCCTAAGCTCCTTGAAAGAGCGGGAAATGGAGACAAGGGCTCGATTACAGGCTTATACACAGTGCTTGTAGACGGTGATGATATGAATGAGCCTATTGCTGATACCGCAAGAGGTATACTAGATGGGCACTTCATCCTTTCAAGGGCCTTGGCTCAGAAGAACCATTATCCTGCTATAGACGTACTTCAGAGCGTCTCCAGATGTATGTCATCCATTGTAACCAAGGAGCATAAGAGACTTGCAGGTACGATGAAGACTGTAATGGCTACCTATAACGGAGCGGAGGATCTTATCAATATAGGGGCGTACAAAGCAGGAGCTAACCCTGATATTGATTTTGCCATTAGTAAGATTAAGGAAGTAAATGCGTTTTTAATGCAGAGTACGGATGAAAAGTTTTTGTTTGAAGATGAGATAGAGGGGTTAAGGTCAATATTTGCGGAGGCTGAATAA
- the fliG gene encoding flagellar motor switch protein FliG, translating to MSNKTYSEYTGIEKGAILMIALGPEKSSSVFRYLKDEEIEELTLEIANTRSVAPDIKDAVLDEFYEICLAQQYISEGGIGYARDLLEKALGADKAQTVIGKLTASLQVRPFEFVRKADASQLLSFIQDEHPQTIALILSYLPTSQAAAVVSSLPPEKQPDVARRIATMDRTSPDVIKEVEDVLEKKLNSLVNQDYTIVGGVDSIVEILNTVDRGTEKHIMETLEIEEPELADQIRRKMFVFEDILLLDNKSIQRVLRDVDNNDLSISLKNVSEEVQTAIFTNLSKRLASMIKEEMEFMGPVRVKDVEEAQQKIVNIIRKLEDSGEIIISRGGGDEIIV from the coding sequence ATGTCTAACAAGACTTATAGCGAATATACAGGTATTGAAAAGGGTGCAATCCTTATGATTGCACTCGGGCCTGAAAAATCATCATCAGTGTTTAGGTATCTTAAAGATGAAGAAATAGAGGAGCTTACACTTGAGATAGCCAATACAAGAAGTGTGGCTCCGGATATAAAGGATGCTGTCTTAGATGAATTTTATGAAATATGTCTGGCTCAGCAGTATATCTCAGAAGGTGGTATCGGTTATGCGAGAGACCTTCTTGAGAAGGCTCTTGGAGCAGACAAGGCTCAGACAGTTATTGGCAAGCTTACTGCAAGCTTGCAGGTTAGGCCTTTTGAATTTGTAAGAAAAGCAGACGCATCACAGCTCTTAAGCTTTATACAGGATGAACATCCTCAGACCATAGCACTCATACTTTCTTACCTGCCAACATCACAGGCGGCTGCGGTAGTGTCTTCACTCCCACCTGAGAAGCAGCCTGACGTTGCAAGGCGTATAGCTACTATGGATAGGACTTCTCCTGATGTTATAAAGGAAGTGGAAGATGTGCTTGAAAAGAAACTGAATTCTCTTGTCAACCAGGATTATACTATTGTTGGTGGTGTTGACAGCATTGTTGAAATCCTCAACACAGTTGACCGTGGTACAGAGAAGCATATTATGGAGACTCTTGAAATTGAAGAACCTGAGCTTGCTGACCAGATCCGCAGGAAGATGTTCGTATTCGAGGATATCCTGCTGCTTGACAACAAGTCAATTCAGCGTGTACTTCGTGACGTTGACAACAACGACCTCTCAATTTCTCTAAAGAATGTAAGCGAAGAGGTTCAGACTGCAATATTCACCAACCTTTCAAAGCGCCTTGCTTCTATGATAAAGGAAGAGATGGAATTTATGGGACCTGTGCGTGTTAAGGATGTTGAAGAGGCACAGCAGAAGATTGTTAACATCATAAGAAAGCTTGAAGATTCAGGAGAAATTATTATTTCACGTGGTGGAGGAGACGAGATAATTGTCTAA
- the flgB gene encoding flagellar basal body rod protein FlgB, translating to MIASDAYNFINVLGKAADASWMRNNIISNNIANNDTPGYKRKDVQFESYLAMELIRGGNLRSRVANTDLDRLDGIAYTDYSSLSYRADGNNVDIHTENTYLAENQLRYYTLLDSMTQEFSRLKIALTSTSQ from the coding sequence ATGATTGCATCGGATGCATATAATTTTATCAATGTCCTGGGAAAGGCAGCAGATGCCAGTTGGATGAGAAATAATATTATTTCGAATAATATCGCCAATAATGACACCCCGGGATATAAGCGCAAGGATGTGCAGTTTGAGTCCTATCTTGCAATGGAACTTATAAGAGGAGGCAACCTAAGAAGCAGGGTTGCTAACACAGACCTCGACAGACTTGACGGCATTGCTTATACAGACTATTCAAGTCTCAGCTATAGAGCCGACGGAAACAACGTAGACATCCATACAGAGAATACTTATCTGGCGGAGAACCAGCTTAGATATTATACTCTCTTAGATTCTATGACACAGGAGTTTTCCAGACTTAAGATAGCGTTGACTTCAACCAGCCAGTAA
- a CDS encoding flagellar hook-basal body complex protein FliE — MDIAAIGSLVPLKNINGVNTKSSEAGIVQGSTEGFESIFKSALDMVKQTNDLTNAAEQEEMKFALGNSDNIADLMVAQRKANLSLQYTVAIRNAVMSAYREIMNLQF; from the coding sequence ATGGATATTGCTGCAATAGGTAGTTTAGTTCCACTTAAAAATATTAACGGTGTTAATACTAAGAGTTCTGAGGCCGGCATAGTACAGGGAAGTACAGAAGGATTTGAAAGTATATTCAAATCAGCTCTTGACATGGTTAAACAAACCAATGACCTCACTAACGCAGCGGAACAGGAAGAAATGAAATTTGCGCTTGGCAATTCAGACAACATAGCGGACCTTATGGTGGCTCAGAGAAAAGCTAATCTTTCCCTACAATATACGGTAGCCATTAGGAATGCAGTAATGAGTGCATATAGAGAGATAATGAATCTTCAGTTCTAA
- a CDS encoding flagellar M-ring protein FliF C-terminal domain-containing protein, which translates to MNTLLERLRKIPARFLEFWNKYSPVQRILMIAVGVGVFLAIILVSYFVTRPVMTTLVRAEKAADTAKITELLTDNGISYDLSSDALTVSVNEKDYSNALLVLAKNDIPSIGMSIDELFDNSFSTTESEKKLKANIYKQDWLKQVLLNMDNIENAVVSITSPTTGNTLFAETKDTSVSVILTVTSDFKQENAKTIANILAGAVGNDSTKAITIADQNGNLLFNGADNDVFSGGINSISDYEKNVTGVKKEEIYKLLVGLPAYDDAKVAANFAFDMNKISSVYTEYTPAEGAEQGLKSHDYTYDAQNSNGNGGTPGTDANSETDYMVQDGANAKGNVAISENDYLPNKKVTNTEAAMGAIKANESSIAITLISYKNYNEAEMKKNGQLDGTTFDEFMFANQAATELTVPANVITLVSRATGVPEANIQILAWQVPIFQPEEGGSFFTFTNILMLVLAILIVALLIFVVFKGLAPVEVVELEPELSVEQLLATTKENQSLDDIEFSDKSETRKMIEKFVDENPEATAQLLRNWLSDEWG; encoded by the coding sequence ATGAATACGCTTTTAGAACGATTGAGAAAGATTCCGGCAAGATTCTTAGAATTTTGGAATAAATATTCGCCTGTGCAGAGAATACTGATGATAGCTGTGGGCGTGGGTGTCTTTCTTGCAATCATATTGGTATCCTACTTTGTCACAAGACCGGTAATGACGACACTGGTCAGGGCTGAGAAAGCCGCTGATACAGCAAAGATTACCGAACTCCTGACGGATAACGGGATTTCTTATGATCTATCATCAGATGCACTGACAGTATCGGTAAATGAAAAAGATTATTCTAATGCCTTATTGGTGCTAGCTAAGAATGATATTCCGTCAATTGGGATGTCAATCGATGAACTTTTTGATAACAGCTTTTCGACTACGGAAAGTGAAAAGAAGCTAAAAGCCAATATATATAAACAGGATTGGTTGAAACAGGTTCTCTTAAATATGGACAATATTGAAAATGCCGTTGTTTCAATCACATCACCGACAACAGGTAATACTCTTTTTGCCGAAACTAAGGACACTTCCGTAAGTGTTATTCTTACCGTAACCAGTGATTTTAAGCAGGAGAATGCAAAGACCATTGCGAATATTCTTGCAGGAGCTGTAGGTAATGACAGCACAAAGGCAATAACCATAGCAGATCAAAATGGCAATCTGCTTTTTAATGGTGCAGATAATGATGTATTTAGTGGAGGCATTAACTCAATAAGTGATTATGAGAAAAATGTTACCGGAGTGAAGAAAGAGGAGATATACAAGCTGCTCGTTGGGCTTCCTGCCTATGATGATGCAAAGGTAGCAGCCAATTTTGCATTTGACATGAATAAAATCAGCTCTGTATATACTGAATATACACCTGCTGAGGGTGCTGAGCAGGGACTTAAGTCACACGACTATACCTATGATGCCCAGAATTCCAACGGTAACGGAGGAACTCCGGGAACAGATGCAAACAGTGAGACAGACTACATGGTTCAGGATGGCGCAAACGCCAAGGGCAATGTGGCAATCTCCGAAAACGACTATTTACCAAATAAAAAGGTAACCAATACAGAGGCTGCCATGGGCGCAATCAAGGCTAATGAGTCTTCGATTGCTATAACTCTCATTTCCTATAAGAACTACAATGAAGCAGAGATGAAGAAGAACGGACAGCTTGACGGCACAACCTTTGATGAGTTTATGTTTGCCAATCAGGCTGCCACAGAACTTACAGTTCCGGCAAATGTGATAACCCTTGTATCAAGGGCTACGGGAGTTCCTGAGGCTAATATTCAGATACTGGCCTGGCAGGTACCTATATTCCAGCCTGAAGAGGGAGGAAGCTTCTTCACATTTACCAACATACTTATGTTAGTATTAGCAATTCTCATTGTTGCTCTCCTCATCTTTGTAGTATTTAAGGGACTTGCACCTGTTGAGGTTGTCGAACTTGAACCTGAACTTTCTGTTGAGCAGCTTCTTGCTACAACTAAGGAGAATCAGTCACTTGACGATATTGAGTTCTCTGATAAGTCCGAGACCAGAAAGATGATAGAGAAGTTTGTTGATGAGAATCCTGAGGCTACAGCTCAGCTCCTTCGTAACTGGCTGAGTGATGAATGGGGGTAA
- a CDS encoding FliH/SctL family protein, giving the protein MSNIIKGSRAREEAASFVIDSNSRVGSYFSNLVKEQEEMASNEPEVRNIEPLAEVSPEIAVEEQPKLSPEEIEEEARKRAAEIIAEAEEQKKQIMNQAVKEAKIKEKSLREAASEEGYKEGQLRAKEEYENKLLEIEDEKAKLREEFEAEVERLEPIFAGLVINYVERLTGIVANEYEAVIYNMLVAAINNADSSRFYVIHVPKEQYEYVSSREGYIREIVGDRVNIEIIADPVLPLNSCKIETDSCVIDTGLDTRLTTLVNSIRLLAGGGKKKDD; this is encoded by the coding sequence TTGTCTAATATTATAAAAGGCTCAAGAGCCAGAGAAGAAGCTGCAAGCTTTGTAATAGACTCTAATTCAAGGGTTGGTTCTTATTTTTCAAATCTTGTTAAAGAACAGGAAGAAATGGCATCAAATGAGCCTGAAGTAAGAAATATAGAGCCTTTGGCTGAAGTTTCGCCTGAAATAGCAGTAGAAGAACAGCCAAAGCTTTCTCCTGAGGAGATTGAGGAGGAGGCAAGGAAGCGTGCTGCTGAGATTATAGCAGAGGCTGAGGAGCAGAAAAAGCAGATAATGAATCAGGCTGTAAAAGAAGCCAAAATAAAGGAGAAAAGCCTTAGAGAAGCTGCCTCTGAGGAAGGTTACAAGGAAGGACAGCTTAGGGCTAAGGAAGAATATGAGAATAAGCTCTTAGAGATTGAGGATGAAAAGGCAAAGCTTAGGGAAGAATTTGAAGCGGAAGTTGAGAGGCTTGAGCCTATATTTGCAGGCCTTGTTATTAACTACGTGGAAAGACTTACGGGTATAGTTGCCAACGAGTATGAGGCCGTCATCTACAATATGCTGGTTGCAGCTATAAATAATGCGGACTCCAGCCGTTTTTATGTCATTCATGTGCCTAAGGAACAGTACGAATATGTTAGCTCTAGAGAGGGTTATATAAGAGAGATAGTGGGAGACCGTGTAAATATCGAAATCATAGCGGATCCGGTACTCCCTCTTAACAGCTGTAAGATAGAGACTGACTCCTGCGTTATTGATACCGGACTTGATACAAGACTTACAACTCTTGTCAATTCCATAAGGCTTCTTGCAGGAGGAGGCAAAAAGAAGGATGATTAA
- the codY gene encoding GTP-sensing pleiotropic transcriptional regulator CodY: MSVQLLDKTRKINKLLHNNDSRMVVFNDICGVLSEILDSNIIVLSKKGKVLGIKNRDDIPAIQELIKDNVGSYIDSDLNERLLSILSTKENVNLITLGFEFKEVNDYQAIIIPIDIASDRFGTLFIYKLKEPYNIDDIILAEYGTTVVGLEIMRSVNEENAEESRKIQIVKSAVNTLSFSELEAITHILSELNGNEGVLVASKVADRVGITRSVIVNALRKFESAGVIESRSSGMKGTYIKVLNDVVFDELTKVKNK; this comes from the coding sequence ATGAGTGTTCAGTTATTGGATAAGACCAGAAAAATCAACAAGTTACTTCACAACAATGATTCTCGTATGGTGGTTTTCAATGATATTTGCGGGGTGTTAAGCGAGATTCTAGACTCAAATATCATCGTACTCAGCAAAAAGGGAAAGGTTTTAGGAATTAAGAACAGAGATGACATTCCTGCTATCCAGGAACTGATCAAGGACAATGTCGGCTCATATATAGACAGTGACCTTAATGAGAGACTGCTTAGTATCCTGTCAACAAAAGAAAATGTTAACCTCATTACCTTGGGCTTTGAATTCAAGGAAGTTAATGATTATCAGGCTATAATCATTCCTATAGATATAGCCAGTGATAGGTTTGGAACACTGTTTATCTACAAGTTAAAAGAACCTTACAACATTGACGACATTATCCTTGCAGAATATGGCACTACAGTAGTTGGACTTGAGATTATGAGGTCTGTCAATGAAGAAAATGCCGAAGAGAGCAGAAAGATTCAGATTGTTAAGTCAGCTGTAAATACTCTTTCTTTCTCGGAGCTTGAGGCAATTACCCATATTCTTAGTGAATTAAACGGCAACGAGGGTGTTTTGGTTGCAAGTAAGGTGGCTGATAGAGTCGGAATCACAAGATCGGTTATTGTAAATGCTCTTAGAAAGTTTGAAAGTGCGGGAGTAATCGAGTCGAGGTCTTCGGGTATGAAGGGTACCTACATAAAGGTGCTTAATGATGTAGTATTTGATGAATTAACCAAGGTTAAAAACAAGTAA
- the fliJ gene encoding flagellar export protein FliJ has protein sequence MAKFKYRMQNILELKMKLEEQQKMDLAAARINLNEEEDKLKELYERKNEYQEALRESCKNKLNVHKIRMSTLAYESMDDVISRQKIEVKKARGKVAIEQDKMGEAMKERKIQEKLRERNFNRFVKEVAYEEAAMVDELVAYKYGSDVNSEKWRIDG, from the coding sequence ATGGCGAAATTTAAGTATAGGATGCAAAACATCCTGGAACTGAAGATGAAGCTTGAAGAACAGCAGAAAATGGATTTGGCTGCAGCCAGAATCAACCTAAATGAGGAAGAGGACAAGCTTAAAGAGTTATATGAAAGAAAAAATGAATATCAGGAAGCCTTGCGTGAATCCTGTAAAAATAAGCTAAATGTCCATAAAATAAGGATGAGTACCCTTGCTTATGAGAGCATGGATGATGTTATCAGCCGCCAGAAGATAGAAGTAAAAAAGGCTCGCGGCAAGGTTGCCATAGAACAGGACAAGATGGGTGAGGCTATGAAGGAGAGAAAGATTCAGGAAAAGCTTAGAGAACGGAATTTTAACAGATTTGTAAAAGAAGTCGCATACGAGGAAGCTGCTATGGTAGACGAGCTTGTAGCTTATAAGTATGGATCTGATGTAAATTCAGAAAAATGGAGGATAGATGGCTGA
- the flgC gene encoding flagellar basal body rod protein FlgC, with protein sequence MSVFGAMDISATGMTAQQLRTDIIAQNIANINTTRDENGHVYRRKNVVFVEKDVTGFSQILLRTAGRVGNGVKVSKIYTDTESPVRLVYDPSHPDANEDGYVEYPNVNTVQEMTDMIDATRSYEANVTAFNATKNMILKALEMGGGQ encoded by the coding sequence ATGTCAGTTTTTGGAGCTATGGATATAAGCGCAACAGGTATGACTGCACAGCAGCTTAGAACAGATATAATTGCGCAGAATATTGCTAATATAAATACTACAAGAGACGAAAATGGCCATGTATACAGAAGAAAGAATGTAGTATTCGTTGAAAAAGATGTAACAGGCTTTTCACAGATTCTTCTTAGGACTGCAGGAAGAGTTGGCAATGGAGTAAAGGTATCTAAGATATACACTGATACCGAGAGCCCTGTAAGGCTAGTATACGATCCTTCACATCCTGATGCAAATGAAGATGGATATGTAGAGTATCCTAATGTGAATACAGTTCAGGAAATGACTGATATGATAGATGCTACAAGATCTTACGAAGCAAATGTAACCGCTTTCAATGCGACTAAAAATATGATATTAAAGGCGCTTGAAATGGGCGGAGGCCAGTAA